The nucleotide sequence ATTTTTCAACCCATATCCagcaaaattcaaaacaaaattttgcagtttttccattttccaaatcatatccaaatccaaaattctaaacaaaaaagcaacaaaaaaaataaattacaaaatcgTTGTGCATATGAAATGCATAACAGTCGCTCTAATCACACATGCACCAAGTCCTGACTCCTTTTTCGCAGACCTTTGCCATTGATGCCGGAGAAGCAGACCCATAAATACCCAGATGACCCAGATTCTgattgggttttgattcaccaattGGTTCTtagaaaaattaggaagaaaagaaGGAGATGAATGGagaacaaaaggaagaaaagagggAGATGAACAGAgaacaaaaggaagaagaagatggagatgaagagggagagggacgaataaaaagaggaagagggatgaagaaaaattaggaagaaaacagAGGGAAAGGGGTGGAGAAATTTTAGGAAGACAGAGGAGAGGGGAAGAAGGGAAAGGGGCggagaaaatttaaaaagacaGAGGAGAGGGGAAGAACGGAAAACAATTGAGAATGGAATGATGATTCTAGAATGAGAAAATAGACGgaagtaataataaaatattactaaatatttattaaataatataaaatattaatagatataaattaaataatataatattagaatttgttgttAGTCTGTTCCTTAGTcctgacactgcaccaaacgcttcactaagttagtccagcttagtctagtctaagccagtccagcttagtccctgcagctagttcagtccgagacagtccggtgcaacaaacgcaccctaaaaggATTGGGGACCAACCTCCAAAAGTcccttaattaaaaaaatttgaatgtcTAAAAGTGTGTAGATTTGAGCAGCTAATTCATGCTAAAAGATGACATTAATCAAAGCAATAATGTGCAATTAGAGTGTATTAGGAAGCTGAAAATCTAGCCAGATTCAAGGCCCGTTTGGTACAGCTTTCAGGATTCTTTAACCCTAAACCCTGGAAATCTAGCCACGTTAGGTTTCTGTTACTTCAATGGCAAGCAACTTGCAGCCAGAGCTTTGCATACAATATAAATCCAAATCCTGCACTCCATTTCCTCCCACCACCAGTTCTTGATCCTTCCCAAACAATTCCATTCTCAAACATGTCTTCGGCACTAATCAAAACTCATCGAAGCAACGCAGAGACTTACCACGGTGAAGCTCTGTGCAAGCAGAAGTTCCATGAGCTTCTGAAGGAACTGTCTCTTCCCCAAAGGCCTCATCAGGGCAGACATCGAGGAGATGGGCCACCACCAGCCATCAGGCTTCGTGAGGCTGAAGCAGAAGAAGACAACGCACAAgtttaagagcattggcaagaCCGTCTCTTAAGATGATGAGCTGACAATGCTGGTTGAGAAAGGTAGGATCACGAAGCTCACTGGTGTTGCCAGTAAGGAAGTATTCGTCTGGATTTCCGTTTGTGAAATCTACTTCGATGATCTCTCTTCAGACAAGCTTACCTTTAAAGTTCCCGCTAGCCTGACCGCAACATTCCCGGCTTCGGTATTTAAAGACGAAGTTGAAAAGGACGACAGTGAGCACTGAAGTGTTTGCTTAGCAAACATTCTTGAGGGAAAATCATAGGAGGAAACTTGGCCCTAATCATTGTCCCAAATCCGTCACTTCTGACTTCTCATTTGCGCTGAACGTTGGTACTTTTCTTGCTTTTCTTACTGTCGCATTGCAAATTTCAATCACTCAAATATGCAGGCGTGCAGAGTCCTTCAGTCCAGCAACAATTAAAAGCAGCTAGACTCAGAAAGAAGCAATATATTGGAAAGTTGACATCCCTTCATGAAATGGACGATATTAGCATTCCAAGCAGGTGCACTACCCCGTTCAACTCTTGATGAAGTTCCAGTTGCCAATCTCTGATAGAATTCATCATGAGCCAGGCACTTCCACGCAATCTTTTCTTGTTCTTTCTTCCCTTAGCTTATAGTTCCGAACCCCAACGGTTTTGAAATCCCACAGAATTTCAGATATCTCATCTTGAggcaaaattaaaccatctcGTTTAATTGATCTATGCAAGGCACAAAAGAATTTTGGGTCTTCAAGTCTGATATAGTCACGTAAGAGCCGCTCATGATCTGGGACCCAATTTCTAGGAAATGGAGAGTAATCACAAGATGGAATCAGAGACATGTGTGAGAACCGAACACCTTCGATTGCATCAACAAGTCCCACCCTCAGTAGATCAGAATATTCGGGTGCAGAATTGTTGCTGCTCTCCCTCAGTGGACGACTGAGATCACGTGAAGCTATTCCATACACCTTGGCTCGTGATTTTAGTCTATATCTTGCAGCGTACAGTTTAGCCAAAGAACTACGAATAACATAGGCACAAAACCCAACAACTTTCTTGCGATTATCAGCATACTTGTACCAATCAGCCATTGTCTCTAACAACTTATTCATCTGGGAATTGGTATGAGCTTGACCAGAGTAAAGCATTGGAGTGCAGGGCAGTGGCTCAGGATCTTTATCGCCCTTAACAAACTCAAGCCGCCTGAATTGGCGAATACATTGTTGTAAGCTAGCAGTAACCGAAAGGAGAGTCCCCACCCCTTTTTGGCTCACAACATTGCCTCCAGAGGCTGTGTACCTAAGCGTGGGGTGTATAACCCTTCGGGAAATTATATGGTCTAAGAACTGAATTCCCCTAGTTATGtgttcaatctccaccttggagTTATCCAACCTTATCCCAAGTCTTCTCTCACAGAACTCAATTATTTGCTTACGAATATCCACCGCATCCTCTCTAGGCCCTCGAATACCAATCAAGAAATGACCCCCATATCGAATATAATCCATTTTTCTAGTTTTCTCATTCCCACTAGAAGGAACAAACTCTGGCCAAGACGGGTTATGACAACCATCATTTATCGAGTTTTTCCATATAGAATCGAGACTAGATGGCTTAAAAAACTCAACTATCTTATCCTCCATAACTTGATCCAATTCATTAAGACAAACATTAGCAAGTAAAGGACTCAAAATTCCACAATGTCCATAAGAAGGTACCTTAGCAGCTTCTTCAGGTGCAAAGTTGAAGAACGTCCTCAACCAATACGGGTCTGGCTTCGGCTCCTTGTCGTTcaaaatcttcttcttcttcttagccgctttcttcttctttttgttcttcGGCCATTCGCCATCACCATCACTCTGTTTTCGATTCGGTGCTCGGACAGCCGATTGGATCAAACCCAGTATTTTCCTGTCTCTCACGGCCTGCTCTAAGCAACCCATTACACAATTCCTATCCACATTGTCAAAAATCTCACTGATATCTCCTTTCAGAAACCACAAGTACCCGGCGAAATTGCTCCGGATGGTCCGAATAACCGTGTGGGCATTCCTTCCGGGTCGAAAAGCGTGGGACTTTGGCGAAAACCGGGCCTCGAAAACAGGCTCCAGTATCATCAAAAGGACCTCCTGAACGACCCGGTCTTGGAAGCAGGGCTCGTCAGACTCGAGCATAGCCTGGAGCTTACGCTTGGATGCGATTTCCTTGCTGGGTTTGTCATTGGGGCTTCGGATATACTGCTGGGTCTTCTTGTTCCAGGAGAAACTCCCCCGAACGACGGAGTTTCGAAGGGAGAGGAGGTCATGGAGGACGTGGGAGTGGATAGCGCTGCGGGGCGGGAACGTGCCGGTCACGTGGGCGCAGGAACGCTGGTAGGCCAATACCCAGAGGTCGAATTTGGAGAGGAAGCCAGTGAGGTTGGGGAAGGCGATGGTGGGCGGGGAAGAGAAGGCCTTGACCCACAGAGAAGAGCAGATTTCGATTGGGTCTTGCTTGAGGAGCGAGTAGGGATCTTGCTGATCTAGCTTTGAAGGCGGCCACTTTGGCGAC is from Malus sylvestris chromosome 5, drMalSylv7.2, whole genome shotgun sequence and encodes:
- the LOC126621122 gene encoding nuclear intron maturase 1, mitochondrial-like, whose product is MSVRTSIKHLECHRSPILKTLTRSLSWSLSTPPQSPKWPPSKLDQQDPYSLLKQDPIEICSSLWVKAFSSPPTIAFPNLTGFLSKFDLWVLAYQRSCAHVTGTFPPRSAIHSHVLHDLLSLRNSVVRGSFSWNKKTQQYIRSPNDKPSKEIASKRKLQAMLESDEPCFQDRVVQEVLLMILEPVFEARFSPKSHAFRPGRNAHTVIRTIRSNFAGYLWFLKGDISEIFDNVDRNCVMGCLEQAVRDRKILGLIQSAVRAPNRKQSDGDGEWPKNKKKKKAAKKKKKILNDKEPKPDPYWLRTFFNFAPEEAAKVPSYGHCGILSPLLANVCLNELDQVMEDKIVEFFKPSSLDSIWKNSINDGCHNPSWPEFVPSSGNEKTRKMDYIRYGGHFLIGIRGPREDAVDIRKQIIEFCERRLGIRLDNSKVEIEHITRGIQFLDHIISRRVIHPTLRYTASGGNVVSQKGVGTLLSVTASLQQCIRQFRRLEFVKGDKDPEPLPCTPMLYSGQAHTNSQMNKLLETMADWYKYADNRKKVVGFCAYVIRSSLAKLYAARYRLKSRAKVYGIASRDLSRPLRESSNNSAPEYSDLLRVGLVDAIEGVRFSHMSLIPSCDYSPFPRNWVPDHERLLRDYIRLEDPKFFCALHRSIKRDGLILPQDEISEILWDFKTVGVRNYKLREERTRKDCVEVPGS